The Pongo abelii isolate AG06213 chromosome 23, NHGRI_mPonAbe1-v2.0_pri, whole genome shotgun sequence genome includes a window with the following:
- the LOC100435541 gene encoding immunoglobulin iota chain, whose translation MLGQPLGTPGTVATGVRALRVCTMSWAPVLLMLVYCTGCGPQPVLHQPPAMSSALGTTIRLTCTLRNDDDIGVYSVYWYQQRPGHPPRFLLRYFSQSDKSQGPQVPPRFSGSKDVARNRGYLSISELQPEDEAMYYCAVGARSSEKEREREWKEEMEPTAAGTRVP comes from the exons atgCTGGGCCAGCCCTTGGGGACCCCAGGCACCGTGGCCACAGGAGTCAGAGCTCTGCGCGTCTGCACCATGTCCTGGGCTCCTGTCCTGCTCATGCTTGTCTACTGCACAG GTTGTGGTCCTCAGCCGGTGCTGCATCAGCCGCCGGCCATGTCCTCGGCCCTTGGAACCACAATCCGCCTCACCTGCACCCTGAGGAACGACGATGACATCGGTGTGTACAGCGTCTACTGGTACCAACAGAGGCCGGGCCACCCTCCGAGGTTCCTGCTGAGATACTTCTCACAGTCAGACAAGAGCCAGGGCCCCCAGGTCCCCCCTCGCTTCTCTGGATCCAAAGATGTGGCCAGGAACAGGGGGTATTTGAGCATCTCTGAGCTGCAGCCTGAGGACGAGGCTATGTATTACTGTGCTGTGGGGGCCCGCAGCtcggagaaggagagggagagggagtggaaggaagaaatggaacCCACTGCAGCCGGGACACGTGTCCCTTGA